One Styela clava chromosome 4, kaStyClav1.hap1.2, whole genome shotgun sequence genomic window, CTAAAAGCGCATTTGTTAATTAGTCTCACACGAAATATACAAATTAATTTCTAGGTCTTGTCATACTTAAGTTCAAAATCAATTCTAGATTCTTTTGAAGACGCCAACGGTAGTTTGACAATTTGGACAAGTATGTCGAATGTTTTTGCATCGGTCGAGACAAAAAGGTAGTAAGCATAGAAAGCATGTAGAGCAACCACATATGAACAGAAGGGTACACATCAGCCAGGTGAAAACTCCCACCTCTGCTTCTACTGTCGTAAATACAGTTTTCCTGCAGTTATTGCACTTGCATCGCACAGATGATTCTCTGCCAAAAATGACATAAGTTTATTTAAATAAGGGTACACTATCTTtttgaattgaaacaaaaatgaagtCGCCACCTATGCAAAATGTATTGAAGCTGTAAGATTTCAGGCAAACTCTGGAGTCATCTGTGCTAAGTTAGAAGTAATACAGGCATTTATTATACAATTTTACGTTTGTTAAAGTAGCCCAATTGCGTAATTTACCTGAATGTAGGACTGCCAATAACGTCatcattgttattattttgacCCGGTTGATTCAAAACCACGGTTGTACtctgttgttgctgt contains:
- the LOC120326304 gene encoding lipopolysaccharide-induced tumor necrosis factor-alpha factor homolog, whose translation is MYQQPIAPPAYAPQPQIAMPMAQPAPVMYCPPPVVQQAPPQQQQQQSTTVVLNQPGQNNNNDDVIGSPTFRESSVRCKCNNCRKTVFTTVEAEVGVFTWLMCTLLFICGCSTCFLCLLPFCLDRCKNIRHTCPNCQTTVGVFKRI